One window of the Daphnia pulex isolate KAP4 chromosome 8, ASM2113471v1 genome contains the following:
- the LOC124200288 gene encoding uncharacterized protein LOC124200288, producing the protein MLLHFVMNWNHQLLFLIVTMSFLILLYQTLLPKLFDHSVIKNSSLITKATFLISTETENEKGSGNHSVPNVIHYIRLNKRSWSFVEYICLLSAYANQQPDYIFIHTNIIGGFRGKYWKWIQQKIDLNMRLIVLPVEIPSEIFGKKLNPIWKIHHGSDILRIKILMKYGGIYLDNDVYVVQNLDKYRKFEMTLGWPKNESLGSMVLIANKNARFLHLWLENYQDYNASLWYFNAGDNPTHRILLKMPQLVKREETRLGINFMMRELFQSKDYAWKVKLDTIHLLINHRRYLDMFFKDYRYFNEHNILHYPFIFAKMVKYVIESV; encoded by the exons ATGCTGTTGCATTTTGTAATGAACTGGAATCATCAATTACTGTTTCTTATTGTGACCATGTCGTTTCTTATCCTTTTATACCAAACTTTATTGCCAAAGTTATTCGACCACAGTGTCATAAAAAACTCAAGTTTGATCACCAAAGCAACTTTCTTAATTTCGactgaaactgaaaatgaaaagggttCCGGTAACCATAGTGTGCCGAATGTCATTCACTATATCCGTTTGAACAAGAGAAGCTGGTCATTTGTCGAATACATTTGTTTGCTTTCAGCTTACGCCAATCAACAACCAGATTATATCTTTATCCATACTAACATCATCGGTGGTTTTAGAGGTAAATATTGGAAATGGATTCAACAGAAAATTGACTTAAATATGCGCTTGATCGTGTTGCCTGTCGAAATTCCCTCTGAGATATTCGGTAAGAAATTAAATCCAATATGGAAAATTCATCATGGCTCGGACATACTTCGTATTAAGATCCTCATGAAATATGGCGGAATTTACTTAGACAATGACGTTTATGTCGTTCAAAATCTTGACAAATATAGAAAATTTGAGATGACTCTTGGCTGGCCAAAGAATGAATCTTTAGGTAGCATGGTTCTCATAGCCAACAAGAATGCTCGGTTTCTGCATTTATGGCTAGAAAACTACCAAGATTATAACGCAAGCCTGTG GTATTTTAATGCGGGTGATAATCCAACCCATAGGATCTTATTAAAAATGCCTCAACTGGTAAAACGGGAAGAAACTCGACTTGGGATTAATTTTATGATGAGGGAGCTGTTCCAGTCAAAAGATTATGCCTGGAAAGTTAAACTTGACACCATCCATCTTCTTATAAATCATCGTAGGTATCTTGATATGTTTTTCAAAGATTATAGATATTTTAACGAACATAACATATTACACTatccatttatttttgctaAAATGGTGAAATATGTTATTGAAAGTGTGTAG